From one Humulus lupulus chromosome 8, drHumLupu1.1, whole genome shotgun sequence genomic stretch:
- the LOC133795219 gene encoding large ribosomal subunit protein uL2m-like — protein MALWRVCNVSSTFLNYLTRPSAFASRNFTTEVAEKGTQSLHNSMMNQLAHLDINSLIGSCMHLAAMHIGTIIHNIEVNPGQGGKLVRAAGTCAKILKEPSSSKCLIRLPSGSEKWVDSRCRASIGVVSNPSHGAEKLRKAGQSRWLGRRPTVRGVAMNPVDTFFQIKLTNKMTFITLTKRIVLTEVRFFKSRYHVYQFF, from the exons ATGGCTTTATGGAGAGTTTGTAATGTTTCATCCACCTTCCTCAACTACTTGACCCGTCCCTCTGCTTTCGCCTCCCGCAATTTCACGACTG AAGTGGCTGAAAAAGGTACCCAGTCATTGCATAATAGTATGATGAACCAGTTGGCTCATCTCGATATCAATTCCCTAATTGGGAGTTGCATGCATCTTGCGGCTATGCACATTGGTACTATTATCCACAACATTGAGGTGAACCCTGGTCAAGGTGGCAAACTTGTTCGAGCTGCAGGAACCTGTGCCAAGATTCTCAAAGAACCTTCATCAAGCAAATGTCTAATTAGGCTTCCTTCAGGTTCTGAAAAGTGGGTGGATTCTCGTTGCAGGGCTTCCATTGGTGTTGTGTCTAATCCTAGCCATGGGGCTGAGAAGCTCCGAAAGGCCGGGCAAAGCAGGTGGTTGGGTCGCAGGCCAACTGTTCGAGGAGTAGCAATGAACCCAGTTGACACGTTTTTTCAAATCAAGTTAACCAACAAAATGACGTTTATCACATTGACAAAAAGAATCGTGTTAACAGAGGTACGTTTTTTCAAATCGCGTTATCACgtttatcaatttttttaa